Within SAR324 cluster bacterium, the genomic segment GCACCCACATGTGTTTCAAGAAAGAGAGTCAAGAGATGTTCATTCACAAGGAGAGTCTTGGGAATTACAAAAAGCTGAAGAGCGAAAGCAAAAGTCATTTGAGCAAGGTAGACAGTTAAAGACATTAGACAATGTGGCATTAGCACTACCAGCGTTGATGCGCGCTCAAAAATTAAGCAAAAGAGCTGCGCGGGTTGGATTTGATTGGCCAAGTTCCAAAGTTGCATGGAAGAAGGTTGAAGAAGAAATCTGTGAAATGCAGGAGGAATTTGAAACTAAGGCACCAACTTCAAAAAGATTGCAGGAAGAATTTGGAGATCTCCTCTTTGCGCTCTGTAGCTGGGCAAGAAAGTCTGAAATAGATGCAGAAGTTGCCCTTAGAGATGCAAATTTAAAATTTATCCATCGCTTTGAATATGTAGAAGAACAAGTCAA encodes:
- the mazG gene encoding nucleoside triphosphate pyrophosphohydrolase is translated as MENNKKKIQQIERLLEVMRILRDPLKGCPWDKEQSFASVVPYTIEEAYEVYEAIRKQDFQELKEELGDLLLQVVFHSQIASEIGLFDFDQVVMGICEKMISRHPHVFQERESRDVHSQGESWELQKAEERKQKSFEQGRQLKTLDNVALALPALMRAQKLSKRAARVGFDWPSSKVAWKKVEEEICEMQEEFETKAPTSKRLQEEFGDLLFALCSWARKSEIDAEVALRDANLKFIHRFEYVEEQVNRSGESWGQFSLENLMEFWDESKKR